A genomic segment from Spinacia oleracea cultivar Varoflay chromosome 3, BTI_SOV_V1, whole genome shotgun sequence encodes:
- the LOC110783440 gene encoding probable glutathione peroxidase 4, which yields MGLVESVPEKSVHEFIVKDYRGKDVDLSIYKGKVLLIVNVASKCGFTNIQVPQLTELYKKYKDQGFEVLAFPCNQFLYQSPGTSEQQRKFACERFKADYPVFRKACVNGPKTLPLYKFLKASKINGETEWANRVKWNFTKFLIDVDGKVIYRRGLNTPPFKMEDRIVKALEDRAARTQTKY from the exons ATGGGTCTTGTTGAATCCGTTCCTGAAAAATCTGTACATGAATTTATCGTCAAG GACTATAGGGGAAAGGATGTTGATCTGAGTATCTATAAAGGAAAGGTTCTCCTCATTGTCAATGTTGCTTCCAAATG TGGGTTCACCAATATACAAGTGCCCCAATTAACCGAACTTTACAAGAAGTACAAAGATCAAG GTTTTGAAGTATTGGCATTTCCGTGCAATCAATTTCTTTATCAATCTCCAGGAACAAGTGAACAACAAAGAAAGTTTGCTTGTGAGAGATTCAAGGCTGATTACCCGGTTTTTCGTAAG GCATGCGTAAATGGTCCTAAAACACTTCCTCTTTACAAATTCCTCAAAGCAAGTAAAATTAATGGTGAGACCGAATGGGCTAATCGTGTCAAATGGAACTTCACCAAATTCCTTATCGACGTAGATGGAAAAGTTATTTATCGCCGCGGCTTAAATACACCGCCTTTCAAGATGGAG GATCGTATTGTAAAAGCATTAGAAGATAGAGCAGCCAGAACACAAACCAAGTACTAA